A genome region from Dickeya chrysanthemi NCPPB 402 includes the following:
- a CDS encoding fumarylacetoacetate hydrolase family protein, producing MYQHRDWQGALLDFPVNKVVCVGSNYSEHIREMGSAKPAEPVLFIKPETALCDLRQPVAIPKELGSVHHEVELAVLIGTPLKQANEERVARAIAGYGVALDLTLRDLQAGFKKAGQPWEKAKGFDGSCPVSGFIPVAEFGDPQQAELGIHVNGDVRQQGNTRDMITPILPLIAYMSRFFTLRAGDIILTGTPQGVGPLQPGDALTITLNDRTLTTHVI from the coding sequence ATGTATCAACATAGAGACTGGCAGGGCGCGTTACTGGATTTTCCCGTCAATAAAGTGGTGTGCGTCGGTAGTAACTATTCCGAACATATCCGTGAAATGGGTAGCGCCAAGCCGGCGGAACCGGTTCTGTTCATTAAGCCTGAAACCGCGCTGTGCGATTTGCGTCAACCGGTGGCGATTCCTAAAGAACTGGGTTCGGTACATCACGAGGTTGAACTGGCGGTACTGATCGGCACGCCGCTCAAGCAGGCAAACGAAGAGCGTGTCGCCCGAGCGATTGCCGGCTATGGCGTGGCGCTGGATTTAACGCTGCGTGATTTGCAGGCCGGGTTCAAAAAAGCGGGCCAACCGTGGGAAAAGGCGAAGGGGTTTGATGGCTCCTGCCCGGTATCCGGGTTCATTCCGGTGGCTGAATTTGGCGACCCGCAGCAAGCGGAATTGGGTATTCACGTCAATGGCGACGTGCGTCAGCAAGGCAATACACGCGATATGATTACGCCGATTCTGCCCTTGATAGCCTATATGAGCCGCTTTTTTACCCTGCGTGCCGGCGACATTATCCTGACCGGCACGCCACAAGGTGTGGGGCCGTTGCAGCCTGGTGATGCATTAACCATCACGCTTAACGATCGTACATTGACGACCCACGTTATTTGA
- the minD gene encoding septum site-determining protein MinD, with protein sequence MARIIVVTSGKGGVGKTTSSAAIATGLAQKGKKTVVIDFDIGLRNLDLIMGCERRVVYDFVNVIQNDATLNQALIKDKRTENLYILPASQTRDKEALTREGVDKVLKDLADMEFDFIICDSPAGIETGALMALYFADEAIITTNPEVSSVRDSDRILGILSSKSRRAEQGQEPIKEHLLLTRYNPGRVSRGDMLSMEDVLEILRIPLIGVIPEDQSVLRASNQGEPVILDTEADAGKAYADTVDRLLGEERAFRFIEEEKKSFLKRLFGG encoded by the coding sequence ATGGCACGCATCATTGTTGTTACTTCAGGTAAAGGGGGCGTTGGCAAGACCACTTCAAGCGCGGCCATTGCTACCGGTTTAGCCCAAAAAGGCAAGAAGACGGTTGTCATCGACTTTGACATCGGTCTGCGTAACCTCGACCTGATCATGGGATGTGAGCGCCGGGTCGTGTATGACTTTGTGAATGTCATCCAGAACGACGCCACCCTGAATCAGGCGCTGATAAAAGATAAGCGTACCGAAAATCTGTATATCCTGCCAGCATCGCAGACCCGCGATAAAGAAGCCCTGACCCGTGAAGGCGTGGACAAGGTACTCAAGGATCTGGCCGACATGGAGTTCGATTTCATTATCTGCGATTCCCCCGCCGGTATTGAAACCGGTGCGCTGATGGCACTTTACTTCGCGGATGAAGCCATCATCACCACCAACCCGGAAGTGTCGTCAGTACGCGACTCCGACCGTATCCTGGGGATATTGTCCTCCAAGTCGCGCCGCGCCGAACAGGGCCAGGAGCCGATCAAAGAGCATTTGCTGCTAACCCGTTACAACCCGGGCCGCGTCAGCCGCGGCGACATGCTGAGCATGGAGGACGTGCTGGAAATCCTGCGTATTCCGCTGATCGGCGTCATTCCGGAAGACCAGTCGGTATTACGCGCGTCCAACCAGGGTGAACCCGTCATTCTGGACACGGAGGCTGATGCGGGTAAAGCCTATGCGGATACCGTCGATCGCCTGCTGGGAGAAGAACGGGCTTTCCGTTTTATTGAGGAAGAAAAGAAAAGCTTCCTGAAACGACTCTTTGGGGGGTAA
- a CDS encoding RidA family protein, with protein sequence MSITRINPDARWSDAVIYNNTLYYTSVPENLDADAQAQTENALASLDAILQQAGTDKSRLLDVTIFLADKADFAAMNAAWDAWVVAGSAPVRCTVEAKLMNPKFRVEIKAIAAVG encoded by the coding sequence ATGTCCATTACCCGCATCAACCCCGACGCACGCTGGTCCGACGCCGTGATTTACAACAACACGCTGTACTACACCAGTGTGCCGGAAAATCTGGATGCCGATGCCCAGGCCCAAACCGAAAACGCGCTCGCGTCGCTGGATGCCATCCTGCAACAAGCGGGGACCGATAAAAGTCGCCTGCTGGACGTGACCATTTTTCTGGCCGACAAAGCCGATTTCGCGGCCATGAACGCCGCCTGGGATGCCTGGGTGGTGGCGGGTAGCGCGCCGGTGCGTTGCACCGTGGAAGCCAAACTGATGAACCCGAAATTCAGGGTAGAAATCAAGGCGATCGCCGCCGTCGGGTAA
- the minE gene encoding cell division topological specificity factor MinE, whose amino-acid sequence MALLDFFLSRKKTTANIAKERLQIIVAERRRGDSEPHYLPQLKRDILEVICKYVQIDPEMVTVQLEQKGDDISVLELNVTLPEADEPTPPPATPAEK is encoded by the coding sequence ATGGCGTTACTCGATTTCTTTTTGTCCCGCAAAAAAACGACAGCCAATATCGCCAAGGAGCGGCTACAGATTATTGTCGCGGAGCGACGCCGTGGGGATAGCGAACCGCATTACCTGCCGCAACTCAAGCGCGATATTCTGGAAGTCATCTGTAAATACGTACAGATTGACCCGGAAATGGTGACGGTGCAGTTGGAACAAAAAGGCGACGACATTTCCGTGCTGGAGCTCAACGTGACGCTACCGGAAGCCGACGAACCTACGCCGCCGCCCGCCACGCCTGCCGAAAAATAA
- a CDS encoding YcgL domain-containing protein, protein MYCVIYRSSRREQTYLYVEKKDDFSRVPEELMKSFGQPHLVMILPLNGSKKLASADIEKVKQMLSDQGFYLQLPPPPESLWDELQASVKK, encoded by the coding sequence ATGTATTGTGTGATCTACAGAAGTTCCAGACGCGAGCAAACATATCTTTATGTCGAAAAAAAAGACGACTTTTCCCGCGTTCCCGAGGAACTGATGAAAAGTTTTGGTCAGCCGCATCTGGTGATGATATTACCGCTTAATGGCAGTAAAAAACTGGCGTCGGCAGATATTGAAAAAGTGAAACAGATGCTTAGTGATCAGGGCTTTTATCTGCAGTTGCCGCCGCCGCCGGAAAGTCTATGGGATGAACTGCAGGCAAGTGTAAAAAAATAA
- a CDS encoding thioredoxin family protein, whose amino-acid sequence MATYKQLFDIGESFGQFVKRGLEHEIAAVNASLKKLADDGILSKMTLTRLNAIKQQYHLLVAGEMWCSDCHKNMAAMHVMCQYQPNIRMSIITKGYAEDDLQLDDISIPMVAILDSDFNLIGSFLKKPSSVVHRLDETVMTQYNAGLLLEDTITDILAIIYHHDTLRDRSSA is encoded by the coding sequence ATGGCTACGTATAAACAGTTATTCGATATTGGCGAAAGTTTCGGGCAATTCGTCAAACGGGGTCTTGAACACGAAATTGCTGCCGTCAATGCCTCACTGAAAAAACTGGCAGATGACGGCATATTGTCGAAGATGACACTCACCAGACTCAATGCCATTAAACAGCAGTATCATCTGCTGGTCGCCGGCGAAATGTGGTGTTCAGATTGCCATAAGAACATGGCAGCGATGCATGTGATGTGCCAATATCAGCCCAACATTCGCATGTCGATCATTACCAAAGGGTATGCTGAAGATGACCTTCAGTTGGATGACATTTCCATTCCAATGGTAGCCATTCTGGATTCAGATTTTAATCTGATCGGATCTTTTCTTAAAAAGCCCAGCAGTGTTGTTCATCGCCTTGATGAAACCGTCATGACGCAATACAACGCTGGGCTATTACTGGAGGATACGATCACGGACATCCTCGCGATCATTTATCATCATGATACGCTGCGAGACCGAAGCAGTGCTTAG
- a CDS encoding Slp family lipoprotein encodes MAIQSFGNQTSKQQTPWRRRWGWCGLLLIGLSLLSGCVTVPDEIRGTSATPQMDLIRVMNAPNLYTGQESRFGGRIADIRNEADRTRLEIVALPLDSAGRPRLDEPSEGRLVAYVNRFLEPLEFKNQLITVVGPINGSEKGKIGERPYTFVVVNVQGYKRWRVVQQVVLPPRAYDPWWDRRYRHVWGPGWGPGWNDGYAPVQVESVVTE; translated from the coding sequence ATGGCAATCCAATCTTTCGGAAATCAAACCTCGAAGCAGCAAACACCATGGCGGCGTCGATGGGGGTGGTGCGGTCTGTTATTGATCGGCCTGAGTCTGTTGTCCGGCTGCGTCACCGTGCCGGATGAAATCCGCGGCACCTCGGCAACACCGCAGATGGATCTCATTCGGGTGATGAATGCGCCCAATCTCTATACCGGACAAGAGTCACGTTTTGGCGGGCGGATTGCCGATATTCGCAACGAAGCCGATCGTACCCGGCTGGAGATTGTCGCATTACCACTGGATAGCGCAGGCCGCCCCCGGTTGGACGAGCCTTCCGAAGGGCGGCTGGTGGCCTATGTTAATCGCTTTCTGGAGCCGCTGGAGTTTAAAAATCAGCTGATTACGGTGGTCGGTCCGATTAACGGCAGCGAGAAAGGTAAAATTGGTGAACGGCCATACACGTTTGTGGTCGTGAATGTTCAAGGCTATAAACGTTGGCGTGTCGTACAGCAGGTCGTACTACCGCCGCGGGCTTATGATCCCTGGTGGGATCGCCGCTATCGTCACGTCTGGGGGCCTGGTTGGGGCCCCGGCTGGAATGATGGATATGCGCCTGTGCAGGTGGAGTCCGTGGTTACCGAGTAA
- the fadD gene encoding long-chain-fatty-acid--CoA ligase FadD, with product MEKIWLARYPADVPAEIDPDRYASLIELFEHAVERYADQPAFINMGEVMTFRRLEERSRAFAAYLQHQLKLKKGERVALMMPNLLQYPIALFGVLRAGLVVVNVNPLYTPRELEHQLKDCGASAIVIVSNFAHTLEKVVYNTPVKHVILTRMGDQLAPAKATLVNFVVKYIKRLVPKYHLPDAISFRHVLQQGKRMPYVKPEVSNQDLAFLQYTGGTTGIAKGAMLTHRNMQANLMQAKAAYGPVLQEGQELVVTALPLYHIFALTVNCLLFVELGGKNLLITNPRDIPGMIKELSHYPFTAITGVNTLFNALLNNDAFSRLDFSTLRLSVGGGASVQQVVAERWEKLTGIHLLEGYGLTESAPLVAGNPYDLQHYSGSIGLPVPSTDVRIINDDGKDAAPGEPGELWVRGPQVMSGYWQQPAATYDVLKEGWLATGDIVTANEQGFLKIVDRKKDMILVSGFNVYPNEIEEVVVRHPKVSEAAAVGVPSETSGEAVKVFVVCRDPSLTEEELISHCRRNLTGYKVPRLFEFRRELPKSNVGKILRRELRNEQSAA from the coding sequence TTGGAAAAAATCTGGTTAGCGCGTTATCCAGCGGATGTCCCCGCGGAAATTGACCCGGATCGCTACGCTTCGCTAATCGAGTTGTTTGAACACGCAGTGGAACGTTATGCCGACCAGCCGGCTTTCATCAATATGGGCGAGGTCATGACCTTCCGACGGTTGGAGGAACGCAGCCGCGCTTTTGCGGCGTACTTGCAGCATCAGTTGAAACTGAAAAAGGGTGAGCGCGTTGCGTTGATGATGCCGAACCTGTTGCAGTATCCGATAGCGTTGTTCGGCGTCTTGCGGGCCGGGCTGGTGGTGGTGAATGTTAATCCGCTGTATACGCCGCGCGAGCTGGAGCACCAGCTAAAAGATTGCGGTGCCTCGGCCATTGTCATCGTGTCTAATTTTGCCCATACGCTGGAAAAAGTGGTGTACAACACCCCGGTAAAACATGTGATCCTGACCCGTATGGGGGATCAACTGGCGCCGGCCAAGGCGACGCTGGTCAACTTCGTGGTGAAGTACATTAAGCGTTTGGTGCCGAAGTATCACCTGCCGGATGCCATTTCATTTCGCCATGTGTTGCAGCAAGGCAAGCGTATGCCGTATGTGAAGCCGGAGGTCAGCAATCAGGATCTGGCTTTTCTGCAATATACCGGCGGCACGACCGGTATCGCCAAGGGCGCCATGCTGACTCACCGGAACATGCAGGCCAATCTGATGCAGGCTAAAGCGGCCTATGGCCCGGTACTGCAAGAGGGCCAGGAACTGGTGGTCACCGCGCTGCCGCTCTATCACATTTTTGCGTTAACGGTGAACTGCCTGCTGTTTGTCGAGCTTGGCGGCAAAAACCTGCTGATTACCAACCCGCGTGATATTCCCGGTATGATCAAGGAGCTGTCGCACTACCCATTTACCGCGATTACCGGAGTAAATACGCTGTTTAATGCCTTGTTGAACAATGATGCGTTTAGCCGGCTGGATTTCTCCACACTGCGGTTGTCGGTGGGCGGCGGGGCATCGGTACAGCAGGTGGTGGCCGAACGGTGGGAAAAGCTGACGGGCATCCACTTGCTGGAAGGCTACGGCTTGACGGAAAGCGCGCCGCTGGTGGCCGGCAATCCGTATGATTTGCAGCATTACAGCGGTAGTATCGGCTTGCCGGTGCCATCCACGGATGTCCGTATCATCAATGATGACGGTAAGGATGCGGCGCCCGGTGAACCCGGTGAGTTATGGGTGCGCGGCCCGCAGGTGATGTCTGGTTACTGGCAGCAACCCGCCGCGACGTACGACGTGCTGAAAGAGGGCTGGCTGGCAACCGGTGACATTGTCACGGCCAATGAGCAGGGGTTCCTGAAAATCGTCGACCGCAAAAAAGACATGATTCTAGTGTCCGGTTTTAATGTGTATCCCAATGAGATCGAGGAAGTGGTCGTTCGGCATCCGAAAGTGTCTGAGGCGGCGGCGGTCGGTGTGCCCAGTGAAACCTCGGGGGAGGCGGTGAAAGTGTTCGTGGTATGCCGCGACCCGTCGCTGACGGAGGAGGAACTGATCAGCCATTGCCGACGCAATCTTACCGGATACAAGGTGCCGCGATTGTTTGAGTTTCGCCGTGAATTACCGAAATCTAACGTGGGGAAAATTCTCCGACGTGAGCTGCGCAATGAGCAGTCAGCCGCCTGA
- a CDS encoding ATP-dependent DNA helicase, which translates to MTADSAIDDFATDGVLAQAIEGFQPREPQRQMAAAVLAAIDAQKPLVVEAGTGTGKTYAYLAPALRCGKKVIISTGSRALQDQLYSRDLPTVANALNFQGKLALLKGRANYLCIERLEQQSLAGGDLGRDVLRELVRLRGWAVETEDGDISQCGDVAEDSAVWPLVTSTNDNCLGSDCPHYKACFVVKARRRAMDADVVVVNHHLYLADMVVKESGFAELIPDSDVVVFDEAHQIPDIASQYFGQQLSSRQLLDLAKDIVIAYRTEVRDASQLQKSADRLSQSTQDFRLALGDPGFRGNLRDIVTDNMLQRSLTLLDDALELCCDVAKLSLGRSALLDAAFERATLYRARLKRLRDVQQPGYSYWYECTSRHFVLALTPLSVADRFREVIKEKPACWVFTSATLSVNDRLTHFIERLGLDQARTLLLPSPFDYARQALLCVPRYLPETNRPGAARQLARLLRPLIEANQGRCFMLCTSHQMMRDLAVEFRASLTLPVLVQGETSKPQLLAQFLAAGNALLVATGSFWEGVDVRGDALSCVIIDKLPFTSPDDPLLKARMEDCRVRGGDPFDEVQLPDAVITLKQGVGRLIRDVTDRGVLVICDNRLVTRPYGEVFLSSLPPAPRTRDLQHAIDFLTRKP; encoded by the coding sequence GTGACGGCAGACAGCGCAATCGACGATTTCGCAACGGATGGCGTATTGGCTCAGGCGATTGAGGGCTTTCAGCCGCGGGAACCACAACGCCAAATGGCCGCGGCGGTGCTGGCGGCGATTGATGCGCAAAAACCGTTGGTGGTAGAGGCGGGCACCGGCACCGGGAAAACCTATGCCTATCTGGCGCCGGCGCTACGCTGCGGCAAAAAAGTGATCATTTCCACCGGCTCGCGTGCATTGCAGGATCAACTGTATAGCCGCGATTTGCCGACTGTGGCCAATGCACTGAATTTTCAGGGTAAATTGGCCTTGTTGAAAGGACGCGCCAATTATCTGTGCATCGAGCGATTGGAACAGCAATCGCTGGCGGGTGGCGATCTTGGCCGCGACGTGCTGCGTGAACTGGTTCGCTTGCGTGGCTGGGCTGTTGAAACCGAAGACGGTGACATCAGCCAGTGTGGCGATGTGGCTGAAGACAGCGCAGTATGGCCGCTGGTGACCAGCACCAACGATAACTGTCTTGGCAGCGACTGTCCGCACTACAAAGCGTGTTTTGTCGTGAAGGCGCGCCGAAGAGCAATGGATGCCGACGTAGTGGTGGTGAACCATCATCTTTATCTGGCGGATATGGTGGTCAAGGAGAGTGGGTTCGCCGAGTTAATCCCCGACAGTGATGTCGTGGTGTTTGACGAAGCCCACCAGATTCCGGATATCGCCAGCCAGTACTTTGGTCAGCAGCTCTCCAGCCGCCAACTGCTTGATCTTGCTAAAGATATCGTGATTGCTTATCGCACCGAAGTGCGGGATGCCAGCCAACTGCAGAAAAGCGCCGATCGTCTGAGCCAGAGCACTCAGGATTTTCGACTGGCGCTGGGCGACCCTGGGTTTCGCGGTAATTTACGTGACATTGTCACTGATAACATGCTGCAACGCTCGCTGACGCTGCTGGATGACGCGCTGGAGCTGTGCTGTGATGTCGCTAAGTTGTCGCTGGGGCGCTCTGCGTTGCTGGATGCGGCGTTTGAACGCGCGACCCTCTACCGGGCGCGGTTGAAGCGGCTGCGGGATGTGCAGCAACCCGGCTACAGTTACTGGTATGAGTGCACCTCGCGTCATTTTGTGCTGGCGTTGACGCCGCTATCGGTCGCGGACCGTTTTCGTGAGGTGATAAAAGAGAAGCCGGCTTGCTGGGTTTTTACCTCGGCGACGCTGTCGGTCAACGATCGGCTCACGCATTTTATCGAACGGCTGGGGTTGGATCAGGCCCGGACATTGCTGCTGCCAAGCCCATTTGATTATGCACGTCAGGCGCTGCTGTGCGTGCCGCGCTATCTGCCCGAAACCAACCGGCCCGGTGCGGCCAGACAACTGGCACGTCTGTTGCGGCCGCTGATCGAAGCCAATCAGGGGCGCTGCTTCATGTTGTGTACGTCGCACCAGATGATGCGTGATTTGGCCGTCGAGTTTCGAGCCTCGTTGACGTTGCCGGTGTTGGTGCAGGGGGAAACCAGTAAGCCACAGTTGCTGGCGCAGTTTCTGGCGGCGGGGAACGCGCTGCTGGTGGCGACCGGCAGTTTCTGGGAAGGCGTCGATGTGCGCGGTGATGCGTTATCGTGCGTGATTATCGACAAGCTACCGTTTACCTCACCAGACGATCCGTTGCTGAAAGCGCGTATGGAAGATTGCCGGGTGCGCGGTGGCGATCCATTCGATGAGGTGCAATTGCCCGATGCGGTGATTACCCTGAAGCAGGGCGTCGGCCGCTTGATTCGCGATGTGACTGATCGCGGCGTACTGGTGATTTGCGACAATCGTCTGGTGACAAGACCCTATGGCGAGGTATTTCTCTCCAGCTTGCCGCCTGCGCCAAGAACGCGGGATTTGCAGCACGCCATTGATTTTCTGACGCGCAAACCGTGA
- the rnd gene encoding ribonuclease D — MNYQLITTDEGLSAVCAQACAVSEVALDTEFVRTRTYYPQLGLIQLYDGDNLSLIDPLAIRDWAPFRALLQNPQITKFLHAGSEDLEVFLNAFGCLPSPFIDTQILAAFMGKPLSYGFAALVADYRQVALDKSESRTDWLARPLSEKQCQYAAADVFYLLPVARTLVAETRAAGWLDAALDECRLLCQRRQEVLAPEMAYREIGNAWQLRGRHLACLQKLAAWRLRKARERDSAVNFIVREENLWQVARCLPGSLGELDSLGLSGPEIRYHGKTLLALVAESASLSEADYPPAVVNLIDYPGYKKAFRDIKALVQQSAEQSGLSAELLASRRQINRLLNWHWKLVVAECEPEMISGWRGRLFGPGLKAILADY, encoded by the coding sequence TTGAATTATCAGTTGATTACTACCGATGAAGGATTATCAGCGGTGTGCGCGCAGGCGTGCGCGGTTTCCGAGGTAGCGCTGGACACCGAATTTGTCCGTACTCGTACCTATTACCCGCAACTGGGGCTGATTCAGTTGTATGACGGTGACAATCTGTCGTTGATAGACCCGCTGGCGATCCGCGATTGGGCACCGTTTCGCGCGTTGTTGCAGAATCCGCAAATCACCAAATTTCTGCATGCCGGCAGTGAAGATTTAGAAGTTTTTCTGAACGCGTTTGGTTGCCTGCCGTCGCCTTTCATCGATACCCAGATTCTGGCGGCATTTATGGGCAAGCCGCTGTCTTATGGTTTTGCGGCGCTGGTCGCGGACTACCGGCAAGTGGCGCTGGATAAAAGTGAATCCCGTACCGACTGGCTGGCGCGTCCGCTGAGCGAAAAGCAATGTCAGTACGCGGCCGCGGATGTGTTTTACCTGCTGCCGGTAGCCAGAACGTTGGTCGCAGAGACGCGCGCAGCGGGTTGGCTGGATGCGGCGTTGGATGAGTGCCGGTTACTGTGTCAGCGCCGTCAGGAGGTGTTGGCGCCGGAGATGGCGTATCGGGAGATCGGTAACGCCTGGCAATTGAGAGGACGCCATCTGGCCTGTTTGCAAAAACTGGCGGCATGGCGTTTGCGCAAAGCGCGTGAGCGCGATAGCGCCGTCAATTTTATTGTCCGTGAAGAGAACCTGTGGCAGGTCGCCCGTTGCCTGCCGGGTTCACTTGGGGAGCTTGATTCGCTAGGGCTGAGCGGGCCGGAAATTCGTTATCACGGTAAGACGTTGCTGGCGCTGGTGGCGGAAAGCGCGTCGTTAAGCGAGGCGGATTACCCGCCGGCGGTGGTCAATTTGATCGATTATCCCGGCTATAAGAAAGCGTTTCGCGATATCAAGGCGTTGGTGCAGCAGAGTGCGGAACAGAGCGGCTTGTCGGCCGAGCTGTTGGCATCCCGGCGGCAAATTAACCGCTTGCTGAACTGGCACTGGAAACTGGTCGTGGCGGAATGCGAACCCGAAATGATCTCCGGGTGGCGTGGGCGTTTGTTCGGGCCAGGCTTGAAAGCGATTCTGGCGGATTATTGA
- a CDS encoding YcgN family cysteine cluster protein yields the protein MTQQPFWETQTLEQMSDEQWEALCDGCGRCCLHKLIDEDTDELYFTNVACNQLNIKSCQCRNYARRFEYEPDCIKLTRENLLSFDWLPETCAYRLIHEGKGLQPWHPLLSGSKSAMHQQRISVRYIAVRESDVVDWQDHILNKPEWAR from the coding sequence ATGACTCAACAACCCTTTTGGGAAACTCAAACGCTGGAGCAAATGTCGGACGAGCAATGGGAGGCGCTCTGTGACGGCTGTGGTCGTTGCTGCCTGCATAAGCTGATCGATGAAGATACGGATGAACTCTATTTCACCAATGTAGCCTGTAATCAACTGAACATTAAAAGCTGCCAGTGCCGTAATTACGCGCGCCGGTTTGAGTATGAGCCGGATTGCATCAAGCTGACGCGAGAAAATCTGCTGTCATTTGACTGGTTACCGGAAACCTGCGCTTATCGCTTGATACATGAGGGAAAAGGGCTGCAACCCTGGCACCCGTTGCTGTCGGGCTCGAAATCGGCGATGCACCAGCAAAGAATCTCGGTACGCTATATCGCCGTGCGTGAAAGTGACGTGGTGGACTGGCAAGACCACATCTTAAACAAACCGGAATGGGCTAGGTAG
- a CDS encoding YoaH family protein, which yields MFAGIPALSHEQQQQAVERIQQLMEDGMSSGQAIAQVAEELRQNHQGARVVALFEDDDTAQE from the coding sequence ATGTTTGCAGGTATCCCGGCGCTGAGCCATGAGCAGCAGCAACAGGCAGTGGAAAGAATACAACAGTTGATGGAGGACGGCATGAGCAGCGGCCAGGCCATTGCACAGGTAGCCGAAGAGCTGCGCCAAAATCATCAGGGGGCGCGGGTGGTGGCGCTTTTTGAGGACGACGATACCGCACAAGAGTAG
- the minC gene encoding septum site-determining protein MinC, with amino-acid sequence MSQTPIELKGSNFTLSVVHLHDAQPDIIHQALREKIEQAPAFLKNAPVVVNVSTLSADADWIKLQQAITDAGLIVVGVSGCDDEQLRHVIARAGLPLLREGKLREGKDRRTTQPPAPVATPVKTRVINTPVRSGQQIYARDCDLIVTSHVSAGAEVIADGNIHIYGMMRGRALAGVSGDVDSQIFCTQLAAELVSIAGRYWLSDQIPENYFGKAARLKLSPPDHVLTIQPLD; translated from the coding sequence ATGTCACAAACGCCAATTGAGTTGAAAGGCAGCAACTTTACCTTATCCGTTGTTCATCTGCATGATGCACAGCCCGATATTATTCACCAGGCCCTACGGGAAAAGATCGAACAAGCGCCCGCGTTTCTCAAAAATGCGCCGGTCGTTGTCAATGTTTCGACGCTGTCCGCTGATGCTGACTGGATTAAGCTTCAGCAGGCGATTACCGATGCGGGCCTGATAGTCGTAGGGGTAAGTGGTTGTGATGACGAGCAACTCAGGCACGTCATCGCCAGGGCGGGGCTTCCGCTATTACGTGAAGGTAAATTACGCGAAGGCAAGGACCGCCGGACAACTCAGCCTCCGGCACCGGTTGCCACACCGGTTAAAACCCGGGTGATCAACACGCCCGTCCGTTCCGGACAGCAAATTTATGCCCGCGACTGTGATCTTATCGTCACCAGCCATGTCAGTGCCGGTGCCGAAGTGATTGCCGACGGCAATATCCATATTTACGGCATGATGCGCGGCCGCGCGCTGGCAGGCGTTTCTGGTGATGTCGACAGCCAGATCTTCTGCACCCAGTTGGCCGCTGAGTTGGTGTCGATCGCCGGACGTTACTGGCTTAGCGATCAGATACCGGAAAATTATTTCGGGAAGGCGGCGCGCCTGAAACTGAGTCCGCCTGACCATGTTCTGACCATACAACCTCTAGACTAG
- the tsaB gene encoding tRNA (adenosine(37)-N6)-threonylcarbamoyltransferase complex dimerization subunit type 1 TsaB yields the protein MSTRILALDTATEACSVALWNDGDVHSLFEVCPREHTQRILPMVQQLLAEHGITLNQLDALAFGRGPGSFTGVRIGIGIAQGLALGAELPMLGVSTLATLAQGAWRQRGVGRVLTAIDARMGEVYWASYERDPQGNWQGEMSEAVLAPVQVQSLAASLSGDWVTAGTGWQTYPDLIDQPGLVLNHTDTLLPQAQDMLPLARQLWASGGAVSPEQAEPRYLRNTVAWKKLPGRE from the coding sequence ATGTCTACGCGAATTTTAGCGCTTGATACCGCAACGGAAGCCTGTTCTGTTGCACTCTGGAATGATGGTGACGTTCATTCCTTGTTTGAGGTTTGCCCTCGCGAACATACCCAGCGGATATTGCCGATGGTGCAGCAGTTGCTGGCCGAGCACGGCATTACGCTCAATCAACTCGATGCGTTGGCATTCGGGCGTGGGCCGGGCAGTTTCACCGGTGTGCGCATCGGCATCGGCATCGCACAAGGGTTGGCGCTCGGCGCGGAGTTGCCGATGCTTGGCGTATCGACGCTGGCAACGCTGGCGCAAGGCGCCTGGCGTCAACGTGGTGTCGGCCGGGTGCTCACCGCCATTGATGCCCGTATGGGCGAAGTCTACTGGGCAAGCTATGAGCGCGACCCGCAGGGGAACTGGCAAGGCGAGATGAGCGAAGCCGTACTGGCGCCGGTTCAGGTGCAGTCACTGGCCGCATCGCTGAGCGGCGACTGGGTGACGGCGGGAACCGGCTGGCAAACCTACCCGGACCTGATCGACCAGCCCGGTCTCGTCCTGAATCACACCGATACGCTGTTGCCGCAGGCGCAGGATATGCTGCCGCTGGCCCGGCAGTTGTGGGCATCGGGCGGTGCGGTGAGCCCAGAGCAGGCTGAGCCCCGTTATCTGCGCAATACGGTGGCGTGGAAAAAATTACCCGGCCGCGAATAA